The Globicephala melas chromosome 20, mGloMel1.2, whole genome shotgun sequence genome contains a region encoding:
- the TNFSF12 gene encoding tumor necrosis factor ligand superfamily member 12 isoform X4, producing the protein MAARRSQRRRGRRGEPGTALLAPLVLGLGLALACLGLLLAVVSLGSRASLSAQEPSQGELVAEEDPDPLDLNPQTEERQDALPFLKLVRPRRSGVDGTVSGWEEAKINSSNPLRYDHQSGQFMVTRAGLYYLYCQVHFDEGKAVYLKLDLLVDDTLALRCLEEFSATAASSLGPQLRLCQVSGLLPLRPGSSLRIRTLPWAHLKAAPFLTYFGLFQVH; encoded by the exons atgGCCGCCCGTCGGAGCCAGAGGCGGAGGGGGCGCCGGGGGGAGCCGGGCACCGCCCTGCTGGCCCCGCTCgtgctgggcctgggcctggcgcTGGCCTGCCTTGGCCTCCTGCTGGCCGTGGTCAGCCTGGGGAGCCGGGCATCGCTGTCTGCCCAG GAGCCTTCCCAGGGGGAGCTGGTGGCAGAGGAGGACCCCGACCCGCTG GACCTGAATCCCCAGACAGAGGAGCGCCAGGATGCCTTGCCTTTCCTGAAACTGGTTCGGCCTCGCAGGAGCG GTGTGGACGGGACGGTGAGTGGCTGGGAAGAGGCCAAAATCAACAGCTCCAACCCACTGCGCTATGACCACCAGAGCGGGCAATTTATGGTCACCCGGGCTGGGCTGTACTACCTGTACTGTCAG gtgcACTTTGATGAGGGGAAGGCTGTCTACCTGAAGCTGGACCTGCTGGTGGATGACACGCTGGCCCTGCGCTGCCTGGAGGAGTTCTCGGCCACAGCGGCCAGTTCCCTCGGGCCCCAGCTCCGTCTCTGCCAGGTGTCCGGGCTGTTGCCCCTGCGGCCAGGGTCCTCCCTGCGGATCCGCACCCTCCCCTGGGCCCATCTCAAGGCTGCCCCCTTCCTCACCTACTTTGGACTCTTCCAAGTTCACTGA
- the TNFSF12 gene encoding tumor necrosis factor ligand superfamily member 12 isoform X2, whose protein sequence is MAARRSQRRRGRRGEPGTALLAPLVLGLGLALACLGLLLAVVSLGSRASLSAQQEPSQGELVAEEDPDPLDLNPQTEERQDALPFLKLVRPRRSAPKGRKPRARRAIAAHYEVHPQPGQDGAQAGVDGTVSGWEEAKINSSNPLRYDHQSGQFMVTRAGLYYLYCQVHFDEGKAVYLKLDLLVDDTLALRCLEEFSATAASSLGPQLRLCQALRGAGCQRDWD, encoded by the exons atgGCCGCCCGTCGGAGCCAGAGGCGGAGGGGGCGCCGGGGGGAGCCGGGCACCGCCCTGCTGGCCCCGCTCgtgctgggcctgggcctggcgcTGGCCTGCCTTGGCCTCCTGCTGGCCGTGGTCAGCCTGGGGAGCCGGGCATCGCTGTCTGCCCAG CAGGAGCCTTCCCAGGGGGAGCTGGTGGCAGAGGAGGACCCCGACCCGCTG GACCTGAATCCCCAGACAGAGGAGCGCCAGGATGCCTTGCCTTTCCTGAAACTGGTTCGGCCTCGCAGGAGCG CACCTAAAGGCCGGAAACCACGGGCGCGCAGAGCGATTGCAGCCCACTATGAAG TTCACCCACAACCGGGACAGGACGGAGCGCAGGCGG GTGTGGACGGGACGGTGAGTGGCTGGGAAGAGGCCAAAATCAACAGCTCCAACCCACTGCGCTATGACCACCAGAGCGGGCAATTTATGGTCACCCGGGCTGGGCTGTACTACCTGTACTGTCAG gtgcACTTTGATGAGGGGAAGGCTGTCTACCTGAAGCTGGACCTGCTGGTGGATGACACGCTGGCCCTGCGCTGCCTGGAGGAGTTCTCGGCCACAGCGGCCAGTTCCCTCGGGCCCCAGCTCCGTCTCTGCCAG GCACTAAGAGGGGCTGGATGCCAGAGAGACTGGGACTAG
- the TNFSF12 gene encoding tumor necrosis factor ligand superfamily member 12 isoform X1, translated as MAARRSQRRRGRRGEPGTALLAPLVLGLGLALACLGLLLAVVSLGSRASLSAQEPSQGELVAEEDPDPLDLNPQTEERQDALPFLKLVRPRRSAPKGRKPRARRAIAAHYEVHPQPGQDGAQAGVDGTVSGWEEAKINSSNPLRYDHQSGQFMVTRAGLYYLYCQVHFDEGKAVYLKLDLLVDDTLALRCLEEFSATAASSLGPQLRLCQVSGLLPLRPGSSLRIRTLPWAHLKAAPFLTYFGLFQVH; from the exons atgGCCGCCCGTCGGAGCCAGAGGCGGAGGGGGCGCCGGGGGGAGCCGGGCACCGCCCTGCTGGCCCCGCTCgtgctgggcctgggcctggcgcTGGCCTGCCTTGGCCTCCTGCTGGCCGTGGTCAGCCTGGGGAGCCGGGCATCGCTGTCTGCCCAG GAGCCTTCCCAGGGGGAGCTGGTGGCAGAGGAGGACCCCGACCCGCTG GACCTGAATCCCCAGACAGAGGAGCGCCAGGATGCCTTGCCTTTCCTGAAACTGGTTCGGCCTCGCAGGAGCG CACCTAAAGGCCGGAAACCACGGGCGCGCAGAGCGATTGCAGCCCACTATGAAG TTCACCCACAACCGGGACAGGACGGAGCGCAGGCGG GTGTGGACGGGACGGTGAGTGGCTGGGAAGAGGCCAAAATCAACAGCTCCAACCCACTGCGCTATGACCACCAGAGCGGGCAATTTATGGTCACCCGGGCTGGGCTGTACTACCTGTACTGTCAG gtgcACTTTGATGAGGGGAAGGCTGTCTACCTGAAGCTGGACCTGCTGGTGGATGACACGCTGGCCCTGCGCTGCCTGGAGGAGTTCTCGGCCACAGCGGCCAGTTCCCTCGGGCCCCAGCTCCGTCTCTGCCAGGTGTCCGGGCTGTTGCCCCTGCGGCCAGGGTCCTCCCTGCGGATCCGCACCCTCCCCTGGGCCCATCTCAAGGCTGCCCCCTTCCTCACCTACTTTGGACTCTTCCAAGTTCACTGA
- the TNFSF12 gene encoding tumor necrosis factor ligand superfamily member 12 isoform X3 → MAARRSQRRRGRRGEPGTALLAPLVLGLGLALACLGLLLAVVSLGSRASLSAQQEPSQGELVAEEDPDPLDLNPQTEERQDALPFLKLVRPRRSGVDGTVSGWEEAKINSSNPLRYDHQSGQFMVTRAGLYYLYCQVHFDEGKAVYLKLDLLVDDTLALRCLEEFSATAASSLGPQLRLCQVSGLLPLRPGSSLRIRTLPWAHLKAAPFLTYFGLFQVH, encoded by the exons atgGCCGCCCGTCGGAGCCAGAGGCGGAGGGGGCGCCGGGGGGAGCCGGGCACCGCCCTGCTGGCCCCGCTCgtgctgggcctgggcctggcgcTGGCCTGCCTTGGCCTCCTGCTGGCCGTGGTCAGCCTGGGGAGCCGGGCATCGCTGTCTGCCCAG CAGGAGCCTTCCCAGGGGGAGCTGGTGGCAGAGGAGGACCCCGACCCGCTG GACCTGAATCCCCAGACAGAGGAGCGCCAGGATGCCTTGCCTTTCCTGAAACTGGTTCGGCCTCGCAGGAGCG GTGTGGACGGGACGGTGAGTGGCTGGGAAGAGGCCAAAATCAACAGCTCCAACCCACTGCGCTATGACCACCAGAGCGGGCAATTTATGGTCACCCGGGCTGGGCTGTACTACCTGTACTGTCAG gtgcACTTTGATGAGGGGAAGGCTGTCTACCTGAAGCTGGACCTGCTGGTGGATGACACGCTGGCCCTGCGCTGCCTGGAGGAGTTCTCGGCCACAGCGGCCAGTTCCCTCGGGCCCCAGCTCCGTCTCTGCCAGGTGTCCGGGCTGTTGCCCCTGCGGCCAGGGTCCTCCCTGCGGATCCGCACCCTCCCCTGGGCCCATCTCAAGGCTGCCCCCTTCCTCACCTACTTTGGACTCTTCCAAGTTCACTGA
- the TNFSF12 gene encoding tumor necrosis factor ligand superfamily member 12 isoform X5: protein MAARRSQRRRGRRGEPGTALLAPLVLGLGLALACLGLLLAVVSLGSRASLSAQQEPSQGELVAEEDPDPLDLNPQTEERQDALPFLKLVRPRRSAPKGRKPRARRAIAAHYEVHPQPGQDGAQAGVDGTVSGWEEAKINSSNPLRYDHQSGQFMVTRAGLYYLYCQVHFDEGKAVYLKLDLLVDDTLALRCLEEFSATAASSLGPQLRLCQVSGLLPLRPGSSLRIRTLPWAHLKAAPFLTYFGLFQVH from the exons atgGCCGCCCGTCGGAGCCAGAGGCGGAGGGGGCGCCGGGGGGAGCCGGGCACCGCCCTGCTGGCCCCGCTCgtgctgggcctgggcctggcgcTGGCCTGCCTTGGCCTCCTGCTGGCCGTGGTCAGCCTGGGGAGCCGGGCATCGCTGTCTGCCCAG CAGGAGCCTTCCCAGGGGGAGCTGGTGGCAGAGGAGGACCCCGACCCGCTG GACCTGAATCCCCAGACAGAGGAGCGCCAGGATGCCTTGCCTTTCCTGAAACTGGTTCGGCCTCGCAGGAGCG CACCTAAAGGCCGGAAACCACGGGCGCGCAGAGCGATTGCAGCCCACTATGAAG TTCACCCACAACCGGGACAGGACGGAGCGCAGGCGG GTGTGGACGGGACGGTGAGTGGCTGGGAAGAGGCCAAAATCAACAGCTCCAACCCACTGCGCTATGACCACCAGAGCGGGCAATTTATGGTCACCCGGGCTGGGCTGTACTACCTGTACTGTCAG gtgcACTTTGATGAGGGGAAGGCTGTCTACCTGAAGCTGGACCTGCTGGTGGATGACACGCTGGCCCTGCGCTGCCTGGAGGAGTTCTCGGCCACAGCGGCCAGTTCCCTCGGGCCCCAGCTCCGTCTCTGCCAGGTGTCCGGGCTGTTGCCCCTGCGGCCAGGGTCCTCCCTGCGGATCCGCACCCTCCCCTGGGCCCATCTCAAGGCTGCCCCCTTCCTCACCTACTTTGGACTCTTCCAAGTTCACTGA